A window of the Helianthus annuus cultivar XRQ/B chromosome 4, HanXRQr2.0-SUNRISE, whole genome shotgun sequence genome harbors these coding sequences:
- the LOC110927088 gene encoding uncharacterized protein LOC110927088 — protein sequence MASSSSSNHKQKHVGSKSTETEEIVKYMSNLPSYLERGKPVQDRALNFGVLDWGRLEQWQYHNHKQSNRSSLHSHLNISTQDILSKDAPVSHSSRSRTKPRGVKKNDLNVRDLAESRSSDDTGSFQSASSSLSSNGKMKIRDELVIKIGNFQDSCNGSRDGTKHSDLKTDAPNSLPLKNEIVSKKNSKNETDSKRKTSIACQTKTPEEKEFSIAASKSRFSFNMSSKSAVVKSATKTLESPLASQNPPEDLKTKAKVKMDLGSCKEVRVDYSCRNKTNESSTSSSSSSSSRKRALFQMAVKNGRPLFTFSVDDNKNDILAATVRSLAGKDDANSWVYTFFAVQEVKKKKSGWLSHSSKDKSNAYLPNVTAQMTVSNPLVYDDGTTREFVLSSVDSGQPDPDQQILDDQLEKELAAIVVRFLTKAGGEDDNQDGFSTTVILPGGHHSVPRKGEPSPLIERWRSGGRCDCGGWDVGCRLRTLANNVKSDTSLNPYEIFDLFLQGEVVNERPFFSLSPIKEGIFSVDYNASLPLLHAFSICISVIECRKSSHHTELRTYVAKRVDDVMVPVTYASLPPVSPVGRV from the exons atggcttcatcatcatcttcaaaccACAAGCAAAAACATGTTGGAAGCAAATCTACGGAGACGGAAGAGATCGTTAAATACATGTCgaatttaccaagttatttagaGAGGGGAAAACCGGTCCAAGATAGAGCTTTGAATTTCGGTGTTTTAGATTGGGGGCGTTTAGAGCAGTGGCAATATCATAATCACAAACAGAGTAATAGATCATCTCTCCACTCTCATTTAAACATATCTACCCAAGACATTTTGAGTAAAGATGCTCCGGTTAGTCACTCCAGCCGATCAAGAACCAAACCCAGAGGTGTAAAAAAGAATGATTTAAATGTTCGAGATCTTGCCGAATCTAGATCGTCGGATGATACAGGAAGTTTTCAGTCAGCATCGTCATCGTTATCTTCAAACGGCAAGATGAAAATCCGAGATGAGTTGGTAATTAAAATTGGGAATTTTCAAGATTCGTGTAACGGAAGCCGTGATGGTACAAAGCATTCAGATCTAAAAACCGATGCTCCGAATTCACTTCCGCTTAAAAATGAAATTGTTAGCAAAAAGAACTCGAAAAATGAAACCGATTCTAAACGAAAAACTAGCATTGCATGCCAGACCAAGACACCGGAGGAGAAAGAGTTTAGTATTGCGGCTAGCAAAAGCCGATTTAGTTTTAACATGAGCTCTAAGTCGGCAGTTGTTAAATCTGCTACGAAAACGTTGGAATCTCCTCTGGCTTCTCAAAATCCACCCGAAGATTTGAAAACAAAAGCAAAAGTGAAAATGGATTTGGGAAGTTGCAAAGAAGTCAGAGTTGATTATTCATGTAGGAACAAGACGAATGAGTCATCaacgtcgtcgtcgtcgtcgtcatcatcaagaaagCGAGCTCTTTTTCAGATGGCTGTAAAAAACGGGCGCCCGTTATTTACATTTTCAGTTGACGACAATAAAAACGATATACTTGCAGCCACGGTAAGAAGTTTAGCTGGGAAAGACGACGCCAATAGTTGGGTTTATACGTTTTTCGCTGTTCAGGAAGTTAAGAAAAAGAAAAGTGGCTGGTTATCGCATAGCAGTAAAGATAAAAGTAACGCGTATCTCCCTAATGTAACAGCCCAGATGACGGTTTCAAATCCTTTGGTTTATGATGATGGTACCACTAGGGAGTTTGTTCTATCCTCTGTTGACTCGGGTCAACCCGACCCCGACCAACAAATCCTGGATGATCAGCTGGAAAAAGAGCTGGCAGCCATTGTTGTACGGTTTTTAACAAAGGCAGGAGGTGAGGATGATAATCAAGATGGTTTTAGCACGACGGTTATTTTACCTGGTGGTCATCATAGTGTACCAAGAAAAGGAGAACCTTCGCCGCTGATTGAACGCTGGAGATCTGGTGGAAGATGTGATTGTGGCGGTTGGGATGTCGGTTGCAGATTGAGAACCCTTGCTAACAATGTGAAATCTGATACAAGTTTAAATCCATACGAAATTTTTGACCTTTTCCTTCAG GGAGAAGTTGTAAACGAGAGACCGTTCTTCAGCCTATCTCCAATAAAAGAAGGAATATTTTCAGTCGACTACAACGCCTCTTTACCACTTTTACACGCATTTTCAATCTGTATATCAGTGATCGAATGCCGAAAATCGTCTCATCATACAGAACTCCGGACCTATGTCGCGAAACGAGTGGACGATGTCATGGTTCCTGTAACCTATGCTTCACTTCCACCTGTCTCCCCTGTTGGAAGGGTCTAG